A genomic segment from Cumulibacter soli encodes:
- a CDS encoding NUDIX hydrolase: MPEPKDASTVLFIRDGAEGVEVYLIRRARQMAFAGGMTAYPGGGVDPRDSDAEFGWIGPDPGYWADAFSCDERRAKALVAAAVRETFEEAGILLATVGESPVSDTDNEEWETERLALLNREQSLSEMLNRRGMSVRADLIRPWAHWITPKAESKRYDTRFFLMKLPDGVEPREISTEHDHAEWVPAARAVEESDNGTRPMLPPTTATLTALTAFQTAEEAMVSAPPTRIVPIMPELVQQDGVNYVKLPDGTMIKPSIKIGPGRSVVN, translated from the coding sequence ATGCCAGAGCCGAAGGATGCGTCGACGGTCCTATTCATCAGGGACGGCGCCGAAGGCGTCGAGGTCTACCTGATTCGCCGCGCCCGTCAGATGGCTTTCGCCGGTGGGATGACGGCGTATCCCGGTGGTGGGGTGGACCCGCGCGACTCGGACGCCGAATTCGGCTGGATCGGACCTGACCCTGGGTATTGGGCCGACGCGTTCTCGTGTGATGAGCGCCGCGCCAAGGCACTGGTGGCTGCGGCAGTCCGCGAGACCTTCGAGGAGGCCGGGATCCTGTTGGCCACGGTGGGCGAGTCCCCCGTGAGCGACACCGACAATGAGGAGTGGGAGACCGAGCGTCTCGCGCTGCTGAATCGTGAACAGTCCCTTTCGGAGATGCTGAACCGTCGCGGGATGTCGGTGCGCGCGGACCTGATCCGCCCGTGGGCGCACTGGATCACCCCGAAGGCGGAGTCCAAGCGGTACGACACCCGCTTCTTCTTGATGAAACTGCCCGACGGTGTCGAACCGCGGGAGATTTCCACTGAGCACGACCACGCCGAGTGGGTGCCTGCGGCCCGGGCGGTGGAAGAGTCCGACAACGGCACGCGCCCGATGCTGCCGCCGACCACCGCGACGCTGACGGCGTTGACTGCATTCCAGACGGCAGAGGAGGCGATGGTCTCCGCGCCGCCGACGAGGATCGTGCCGATCATGCCCGAACTCGTGCAGCAGGACGGCGTGAACTATGTGAAGTTGCCGGACGGCACCATGATCAAACCGTCGATCAAGATCGGTCCCGGCCGGTCCGTGGTCAATTAG
- a CDS encoding RidA family protein, with amino-acid sequence MAEIASRLTELGIELPPVATPAGAYVPALRSGNLVYTSGQLPLVAGKLRRAGKVGASVSLEEAHDDARQAALNALAAIDDLVGLDQVTRIVKVVGFVASDPAFTKQPLVINGASELLGEVFGDAGKHARSAVGVAVLPLDTPVEVEVIVEVSE; translated from the coding sequence ATGGCAGAGATCGCCTCCCGACTGACCGAACTCGGAATCGAGCTGCCGCCGGTGGCCACACCGGCGGGCGCCTACGTGCCCGCGCTACGCAGCGGAAACCTCGTCTACACCTCCGGACAACTGCCGCTGGTCGCCGGAAAACTCCGTCGTGCCGGCAAGGTCGGTGCGAGCGTGTCGTTGGAGGAGGCGCACGACGATGCGCGCCAGGCGGCACTCAACGCGCTCGCCGCAATCGATGATCTGGTAGGTCTAGATCAGGTAACTCGGATCGTGAAGGTCGTCGGGTTCGTTGCTAGTGACCCGGCCTTCACCAAACAGCCGCTGGTCATCAACGGCGCGTCCGAGCTGTTGGGTGAGGTCTTCGGCGATGCGGGTAAGCACGCTCGTTCCGCGGTCGGCGTCGCCGTGTTGCCCCTCGACACCCCCGTCGAGGTGGAGGTCATTGTGGAGGTAAGCGAGTGA
- a CDS encoding DUF4177 domain-containing protein, with protein MAEKTSWEYVTVPLLTHNTKQILDTWGEDGWELVSVTPGPTGEQLVAFMKRPRG; from the coding sequence ATGGCTGAGAAGACATCGTGGGAGTACGTGACCGTTCCGCTGCTGACCCACAACACCAAGCAGATCCTCGACACCTGGGGCGAAGACGGCTGGGAACTCGTATCCGTCACCCCCGGCCCGACCGGTGAGCAACTGGTTGCCTTCATGAAACGCCCGCGCGGCTAG